The Magnolia sinica isolate HGM2019 chromosome 3, MsV1, whole genome shotgun sequence genome includes the window GGTCCGCATCTCATCAACATCAAAGACAACACCAAAATAAAAGCAACTTTGTAGCATCCGCTAGTGAAGGGCGATCTGGTCTTTTTAGTGAAATACATGCAGCTCTTGCCCAGCACAAACTCCTGCCCAACCACGGAAATCTGATGTTtatggagagggagggagagagagagagagagagagagagagagagagtacattagaaaccaagcaatttccaAAACCAATTGTTAGAAAACATGCACAACTTGAGAAATGATCCAAGTCTTTTAAAACAGAAGCTGTGGGAAGTACACTGTTCTTGCAAAACTCACCTGACAAATTGTCAGCGAATGGGGTGTTTTCAGAGTAGGAAGCTTGGCAACAAATTAGGGGAAAATTTCCTCTAAACTAAACTGGATTTGGTATGGCTGGGTTCTTTtgaagatgtttttttttttttttaatggggaaATGCTTCAAGAATTGTGTTCAAGTGGATGGTAGGATTGAACAGAAAGGTAGTCGGATTGCATCAAGCCGTCTAAATGTCATTGCTGTTCTATTGATGACCAATGTGAATGCTTTCAGCATCTGTTTGCTCATAGGTAGTGAATAAGATATGGAGATGCTTCTCACAAGTATCGAATGTTCAATTTGAGGAAGCTCATTCTTTTCAGCCATTGGGTTGTGGTACTCTATAGCAGCCATGTGGAACAAGATAAATGCTGTAAAGGGAAATACTTCCTTTTCTAAAATGATGGGAAAGTAGGAAAGCACAGAGCAGAAGGTTCTTCGaaaggaaacaaaaatattataggGTGGATTCAAATCATCATCAAGAAGAGAGGGAGGGGGATtccagatttttctctcattcaCATCTTGTCTCTGCAGTCCATGAACATCAAGATTCATGGAGTGACAATAAGATAGTTGACTCTGGTTGTGTGAGCTCTTCCAGCAGAGGCATGTTTTAAGCTGAACGTTGGACACAGAGTGGTTGGTGCTGGTCATTTTATTTTtgctctctctcattctttctaatGGTCATTGCTCAAAGCCGATAGTGTAACTTCATGCCACTCTTCATGGAATCCGATATTGCCATAAGATGAATATTAGATCAATTCAGGTGGAAAGCATGTGACTTGAAATCCATGGTTGAGATGATAATCTAACTCTTGGAATTTAGTTCCTATACAGCAAAGAAAATTTCCATTCGTGCTATAGAGTTAAATTGCCTGAAAATTAAGTCTTATCCTTTTTTTGAGTCCACGGACTTTATATGATGTAAGGACATAGTTGAAGAAAATCAGATTTATGTCCTCTTAATTTgtaatccatttttttttctgatCAATGAAATTCCCAGGTGGAAGTCCTCACCTTTCACTTATGCATGTGTGAATATATTTATAAATGCCAAATGCAAAATAGATGAATTAGATCTATGGTTCTGATGAGTCTACTAATAAGTAAATTACCAAAtgcaaaggaaaaaataaataaagaggaaggtgCAAAACCTTAATTTTGGTAGACCGTGCATGCATGACTCAATCATGGATGGAGCAGCTCCCGCGGAGCGGGAACAGCCGGCACAAGCTTCCGTGCACCGGCTAAGGTCAGAGTTGATTGATTGCTAATCAGAATCTTCGTACACTTCACCATCATCAGACAGCTCATCAAACGCCCTCATATCAAGCTGATAACGAAGGATCCCACCGATGCCACCAAACCCCCTACAGAACTGAGAGCCCTCTTGAGACTTGTTGGTCACAAACTCGAGGGTACAACCGAAACGCTTGTACTCATTCGCAAACCATTCCAACAGGGATATTTTCTCCTGGACTTCTAACTCAGCAGAAGAAGCCTGGTCACGGAAATTGCTCTGATCAGCTTCTTGATCCTTATTCAGGTGCTTTATAACAATTTCTCCAGTAACACTATTCTTTAACACATATCTGTTTATATCCAGATTCTCCCACACAATCAGTGTCTCAACTGCACCCATTTCTAGAGCCTTCAGTGTGTCATCCACCCCAAAAACATACTTCCCAGTATCTTGGCTTATTTCCTCAAAATACTTGCCTATCAATCGTTTTTCCTGTATGAACTTTACATTCGATAGAATCTCAGATGATAGTTCAATGGCCTGATTGAAGCCGTTCTCTCCTCCATAAGACACATCAACCACGTTCAGTATCTTGGCCTGAAGACGGGGATCAAACATATCAGACTGGCTCAATTCCGTCTTGAAGTCAGCAGAACCAGCCAAGATTAATCCTGCGACATTGGGTTGACTCGTAGCAGGATTGATAAAGAACTGGGTGGCAAGCTCAGCTGTCTTCCTCACGTAGTTGTGACGCTTCTCCATCCGCAGACGGGCAAATCGCAAAGCAGACTGCCCTCCTCTTCCATGCTTCTTTGGGAGATCAACGGTAAATTTGTGGAGCACCTCACGTGTGTTTCCACTCAAAGTTCCAAACAGGGTTCCATTCCCATCCATGACTATGAACCCGAATTTATCATCAGATTCTAAAAGTTCATTCAAAGCCTCAGTGTGGAACTTATTGTCACAAAGGTACAGCGATGCGTTAATAGGTTTAAAAGGCTCAAAGTCGATCGTAACCTTCTTTTCTTTCCCATCTTCCGTAACAATGGTTCCAGTGTACAACACCAATCCATTCGGAGGAACCTTGTTATAAAGTTTTAGCCTCTGCTGAGCAGAGGTAATGGCACCCAAAACAGACTGCCGGTTAACCCTGCTCTTGATGTTCGAAGCAGTCCCGAACTCATCACCAAGCATTTTAGTTACTCTAGAAATCTGGTCACGAGGAGGCATGATTAGAGAGATCATGCTGGTGCCATTTCCCCTTGCAGCTTCAAGGGCCTTGATCAGTTTTTTGATCTTCCACATCTCAATGTTCTTATCAGTTTCATGACCGTCTGCCATTGCAAAAGGATAGTTGCAAACACGGG containing:
- the LOC131239554 gene encoding eukaryotic peptide chain release factor subunit 1-3, with product MADGHETDKNIEMWKIKKLIKALEAARGNGTSMISLIMPPRDQISRVTKMLGDEFGTASNIKSRVNRQSVLGAITSAQQRLKLYNKVPPNGLVLYTGTIVTEDGKEKKVTIDFEPFKPINASLYLCDNKFHTEALNELLESDDKFGFIVMDGNGTLFGTLSGNTREVLHKFTVDLPKKHGRGGQSALRFARLRMEKRHNYVRKTAELATQFFINPATSQPNVAGLILAGSADFKTELSQSDMFDPRLQAKILNVVDVSYGGENGFNQAIELSSEILSNVKFIQEKRLIGKYFEEISQDTGKYVFGVDDTLKALEMGAVETLIVWENLDINRYVLKNSVTGEIVIKHLNKDQEADQSNFRDQASSAELEVQEKISLLEWFANEYKRFGCTLEFVTNKSQEGSQFCRGFGGIGGILRYQLDMRAFDELSDDGEVYEDSD